The sequence below is a genomic window from Rhodococcus sp. 4CII.
ACGGCCGTCGACTTCGGGTACGGCTTCGACGTGCACGCCGACGACGTGATCTCCTGGATCACCGACCTCGGGTGGCTGGTGGGCCCGATGCTCATGACCGGTCCGCTGCAGCTCGGTGCGACCATCGTGATGATCGAGGGCCTGCCCACCTATCCCGCACCGAATCGTATGTGGGAGATCGTCAATCGTAACGGCGTCACCGTGCAGGGCATCGCGCCGACGGCGGCACGCGCACTGAAGGCGGCGGGTGACGGCACCGCTCCGGAGATGCCGACCCTGAAGACGTTCGTCTCCACCGGGGAGGCGTGGGACGAGCCGACCTGGTGGTGGCTGTTCGACGAGGTCGGTAGGCGCGAGCGCGCGATCGTCAACTACAGCGGCGGCACCGAGGTCGGTGGCGGCATCCTCGTCGGCTACCCGTTCCTGCCCGCCGCGCCGGCGGCGTTCACCGGGCCGCTGCCCGGCGTCGATGCGGCGGTGCTCGGCGAGGACGGCAGGCCCGTCCTCGGCGAGATCGGGGAGCTGGCGGTGCTCAACACGTTCCCGGGGATGACGCACGCCTTCTGGCAGGACCGGGGCCGCTACCTGGACACCTACTGGAGCCGCTGGGACGGCATCTGGGTGCACGGGGATCTCGCGAGCATCGACACTGCCGGGATGTGGCGGATCCACGGCCGCTCGGACGACACGATCAAGCTCTCCGGGCGCCGGGTGGGGCCGGCCGAGATCGAGGCCGCCCTGCTGCGGGACAACCGGATCACGGAGGTCGCGGTGATCGGGGTGCCGGACGAGATGCGCGGTCAGCGCGCGGTGGCGTTCGCGGTGCTGCGCGCAGACGGCGCCGACGGCGTCGACACCGACGACCTGCAGGCGACGGCGTTGGCGAACGCCGGCAAATCCTTTGCGCCCGAAGTGTATGCGGTGCCGACGCTGCCGAAGACGAAGAACGGAAAGATCATGCGCCGCGCCATCCGGTCGCGGTTCATCGGTGCCCCGATCGGTGACATGTCGTCGCTGGATCCGGCGACGCCGCTCGAGGACATCCCCGTGTACGCGGGCGAAGACTAGGAGAGTTGAGATGGCAGACTTCGATACCGAGAGCAACATCGAGATCGTCCGC
It includes:
- a CDS encoding AMP-binding protein; protein product: MGISSEPEEMAWVPGPAVRERARLLAAMKSWGFGDDAAAVAELGRRAVADPEWFWREALTDLDVEFSVPFDRVLDESEGREFPRWFTGGRINVAELAALRHARGDRAGKTAVVYEGDGGQRRTLTFAELAAEVSRFAAHLAGLGVRRGDRVVLFMPVVPEAAVAFLAIAMIGAIAVPTFSGYAPDALATRLQDSDAVLLVTADGTTRRGKVVEMKATADAALAQAPSVRSVVVIRHLGTDVPMQAGRDVYYDELSADPAPVDVADTESNDPLTIVYTSGTTGRPKGIVHSHGGFAAKTAVDFGYGFDVHADDVISWITDLGWLVGPMLMTGPLQLGATIVMIEGLPTYPAPNRMWEIVNRNGVTVQGIAPTAARALKAAGDGTAPEMPTLKTFVSTGEAWDEPTWWWLFDEVGRRERAIVNYSGGTEVGGGILVGYPFLPAAPAAFTGPLPGVDAAVLGEDGRPVLGEIGELAVLNTFPGMTHAFWQDRGRYLDTYWSRWDGIWVHGDLASIDTAGMWRIHGRSDDTIKLSGRRVGPAEIEAALLRDNRITEVAVIGVPDEMRGQRAVAFAVLRADGADGVDTDDLQATALANAGKSFAPEVYAVPTLPKTKNGKIMRRAIRSRFIGAPIGDMSSLDPATPLEDIPVYAGED